The window CGAAGATGTTGTCCGTGGTCGCGCCCAGAATGAGTTCGTGGGCGTCGGCCCGCCGCGCCATGCGCTGAACCGTCATGCCGTCGACGGTGGCGTCGGGTCGCCGCTTGGCGACACGCCCCAGCATGCGCTCCGCCGCATCGCGCACGGCCTGCTCGGAGTCCAGCTCCAGCTCGACCCCGCCGACCTCGCTCTTGTGCGTGATGTCGGGGGACTGGATCTTCAGCGCCACGGGGAAGCCCAGCTCATTGGCGGAGGTGGCCGCTTCTTCGGCATCGCGGGCCAGCCGCGTGTCGACAATGGGGATGCCGTAGGCCTGGAGGGCGCGCTTGGAATCGCCCTCCGACATCCAGGTGAGGCCGGCCTCCAGGGCGCTGTCGATGAGCTGTTTGGCGCGTTCGGTGTCGGGCTCGAAGTCGTGCGGCGTGGACGCCGGCGTCTCCATCAACTCGTCCTGGCTGCGCCGGTAGTTCACCAGGTGCATGAAGCCGCGCACGGCGTTTTCGGGCGTCGTGTAGCTGGGGATGCGGTGCTCGGCGAAGATCTTGCGCGCCGTCCGCGCCGCGCCTTCGCCCAGCCAGGAGGTGAACACCGGCTTGCGCGGATTGTCGCCCACGGTGTCGGCCGTGGCGCGCGCGGCGTCGGTCGGGTCCGCCACGGCGACGGGCGTGTTCAGCACCAGCACGGCATCGGTGTTGGCGTCCACCATCAGGGTTTCCAGCGCCGTGGCGTAGCGGCTGCCGGGCGCGTCGCCGATGATGTCCACGGGATTGCCGTGCGACCAGACGGGCGGCAGCACCTCGTTCAGGGCCGCGATGGTGTCGTCCGAAAGTTCGGCCAGGTGCCCGCCGCTGCCGGCGACGGCGTCGGTCGCCAGCACGCCCAGGCCGCCGCCGTTGGTGAGGATCGCCATGCGGTCGCCGCGCACGCGCGGCGCGTTGGACAGTGTCTCCGCCGCGTCGAACAGCTCGTCCATGTCGCCCACGCGCAGCATGCCGGCGCGGCGGAAGGCGGCCTCGTAGACCGCATCCGAACCCGCCAGCGCGCCGGTGTGCGAGCTGGCGGCCTTCGCCCCGGCGGCGTAGCGCCCGGCCTTGATGACGATGATGGGCTTGGTGCGCGCCGTCGCGCGGGCGGCCGACATGAACTTGCGCGCTTCGGTGATGCTCTCGACGTAGAGCAGAATGGCGCGCGTGTTGGGGTCGCTGCCCAGGTAGTCGAGGACGTCGCCAAAGTCGACGTCGATCATGTTGCCGAGCGCGGTGATGTGGGAGAAGCCGATGTCGCGCGGCGTCGCCCAGTCCAGCACGGCCGTCGCCATCGCCCCGGACTGCGCCACGAAGGCCAGATCGCCCGTCATCGGCGAGAGGTGCGCGAAGCTGGCGTTGAGGCCCCGGTCGGGGCGCAGGACGCCGATGCAGTTCGGCCCCACCACGCGCAGGGTGTAGGGGCGCGCCGCGTCCAGCACGGCCTGGCGGCGGGCCTGACCCGTTTCGTCGCCGCCCTCGCCGAAGCCGGCGGTGATGACCACGGCCGCCCGCGTGCCGTTGGCGCCCAGTTCCGCGACGATGTCCGCGACGGTGTCCGGCGGCGTCGCGATCACGGCCAGGTCGGGCGCGAAGGGCAGCTCGCTGACCGAGCCGTAGGTCAGCACGCCCTCGATCGACTGGTGCTTGGGGTGCACCGGCAGGATCGGGCCGTCGAAGCCGGTGTGGAAGAGGTTGCGCGCCAGCACCTTGCCCACGGTGTTGGCCTTGCGCGAGGCGCCGATCACGGCGATCGACTGCGGTGCGAAGAGGGCGTCGAGGTTGCGGACGCTCATCGCGTCCTCCCGGAATTGTGCCACGAAACGGGGCGAGCGTGCCGCACCGCGAAGGCCGGCACCTTGACCGCGATCAAGCGGTTTGCTCGCCCATTTGTGCACCGCAACACGTCACGCCGCAACCGCCTTGCCGACCTCGACCAGCCCCGCGAGCACGCCGACGAAGACGCCCACCGCCGCCATGCCGACCAGCACGCCCGCGATGACCACCAGTCCGTCGCGTTCCAGCAGCCCCGCTGCGATCAGGATAAGCGAGATCGCCGGCAGCCAGCCGCTGAAGGGCAGGGGAAACACCGAGATCAGCGAAATGGCGAAGGCGAAAACGCCGACGAAGCGCACCCCCGCCGACGACCAGACCGCGGCCAGGCGCGGCTGCACCAGGATCTCGATGGCGCGCAGGATGGGGATGAGCTTGCGACAGGTGGCGAGCACGCGCTCGCGCGGGAACACGCGGTTGAGCAGCCAGCGCGGCAGCCACAGCGTGCCGCGCCCGAAGGCCATCTGCACCGTCACCAGCACGGCCGGCACGGCGACGATGTTGGACAGCCCCAGCGGCGTCGGCAGCAGTTGCGGCGCGGCCAGCACCAGCAGCGCCGAGGCCAGGCCCCGCTCCCCCAGGGCCGCGAGCACGTCCACCAGCCGCACACGCGAGTCCGTGAAGATGTCCGGAAACGCGGCGACGAGGTCGGCCGTCGTGGGCGTGAGCGGGTAGAGCCAGTGATGGGCCACGTCCAACCTCCGGCGCGGGCGCTGCCACCGTGCGGCGCACGGGCGCGACCAGCATGTGGCGCCGGGGGTGGTGGTGGCGTCAAGCCCGATCGGCCAGCGGGCCGCGGCTCAGCCGCCGGTGAGGCCCGTGACGGCCTGGAACTGCCGCCGCGTCGCTTGGTCGCTGCGGAAGCTGCCGAGCATGCGGCTGGTGACCACGTCGCTGGTGTCCTGCGCGGCCGGGCGGACGCCGGTGCCGTGGTGCCGCGCGCGCAGGACCACGGCGACGCCGTGGGGCTGGAGCACCGCCTGGATGGTGTCGGCGATCTCGACGGTCAGGCGCTCCTGGTGCTGGAGGCGGCGGGCCAGGATGTCCACCACGCGCGCCAGCTTGCTCACGCCCACGACGCGGCGCTGCGGGATGTAGCCGATGTGCGCCGTGCCCACGATGGGCAGCATGTCGTCGGCGCTGTGGCTGACGAAGGTCACGCCGTTGAGGACGATCATCTCGTCGTAGCCGTCGGTTTCGGCGAAGGTGCGTTCCAGAAACGCCGTCGGGTCCTCGCCGTAGCCGCCGAAGAGCGTGCGGAAGGCGTCCAGCACGCGCGGGGCCGTGCGCGCATCGGGCGCGCCGCCCAGATGGCTCAGCAGGGTGTGCACCGCCGCCTCGGCCTCGCCTTCGTCCGGTTGCCCGCCGTTCGCGGACCCTGCGTCCCGCGGAGCCATCGCCGCCCCCATGCCCGTTTCGTCGCGTGCCCCGTACCACATACGTCAAGGACTCCGGCCTGGATGCCGTGGGCGTGTCCATCCCCGTTTCAGCGAATGCGTGGCGTGCGCGCGGGCGCGCTCCCACATTCAGGGAAACATTCTCTTCCGGTGAGACGCGGAGGTGAGCCCATGACCGCAGACCCGCACCGCGACCTGACCCAGGGCGACGCCGTCGTCGCCGTCGACGTGCAGAACGATTTCTGCCCCGGCGGCGCGCTTGAGGTGCCCGAGGGCGACCGGGTCGTGGACACGCTCAACACCTGGATGGCGGCGGCGCGCGACGCCGGCGCGCACGTCTACGCCTCGCGCGACTGGCACCCGCGCGACCACATCAGCTTTCAGCCCCAGGGCGGGCCGTGGCCGGTGCACTGCGTGCAGGACACCACGGGCGCCGCCTTTCATCCCTATCTGCGCCTGCCCGAGGACACCATCGTCGTCACCAAGGGCACGCGCTTCGACAAGGATCAGTACAGCGCCTTCGACGAAACCGGCTTCGCCGAGGAGCTGAAGCGCCACGGCATCGAGCGCCTGTGGATCGGCGGCCTGGCCGAGGATGTCTGCGTGCGCGCCACCGCGCTCGACGCCGCGAAGCACGGCTTCACCGTCCACGTCCTCACCGAAGCCACGCGTGCCATCAGCGCCGAGAGCCGCGAGAAGACCGAGGCCGAGCTGAAGGACGCGGGCGTGCTGGTGTTGTAACGCGGTCTACCCGCGCTCGCCCGGCAACAGCGCCGCCACGCGCTCCCGCAGGGCCGTGGCCAGGGCGTCCGGGTCGCGGCTGCCGGCCTCGGCGGCGAGCGTGGCGGCTGATACCGGCTCGCCGAAGCGCACGGTGACGGCCGTGGGCTTGGGCAACCGCGCGCCGCGCGGCATGGCGGCGAAGGTGCCCAAAATCGCGCACGGGACGACCGGGATGTCGCGGTCCTGAAGCAGCCGGCCCACGCCGGGCCGGAAGGGCTGGAGCCGGCCGTCGGGCGAGCGCCATTCCTCCGGGAACCAGACCAGGATGCGGTTTTGGTTCAGCGCCGCCTCCGCGGCGGCGAGGCTGGCGCCGGGCGCGCGGTCGTCCACCGGGAAGAGGCCGGCCAGCCGCGCCGCCGTGCGGCGCAGGCGCGTGCCGAAGAGGCGGTCGCGATCCGCGCCCCAGGCCAGGTGCCCGCGAAGCCGCCCCGGCAGCGCGGCGGTGAAGACGAAGGCGTCCAGATCGCTGACATGGTTGGGCGCCAGGATCGCCGGCCCCGATGCCGGCAGCCGCTCCGGGCCCTCGACGCGCAGCCGGAACAGCCCGCCGCACAGTGCTTTCAACGTGCCGTGCGCCAGGGCCGCGGCGATGCGTTCCCCGCGCGATTGCGGGTGTAGCCAGCGCTCGGCCTCCCGCGCGGCCTCGCGGCGCCGGCCGCCCTCCCGCGCGGGCGCGGCGTCGCGCACGGTTTGCAACAGCTCGCGCACGGTCACGGCCTGGGCCACGGCTTCCTCGGACAGTGCGACGCCGAACTTTTCCTCCAGCTCGAAGCCCATTTCGACCCAGGCGAGGGAGTCCACGCCCAGGTCGAGTTGCGGGCTGGTGTTCAGGCCCACGCTGTGGTTGGGAAAGCGCGCGTCCAGCCAGTCGAACACCCGCTTCACCGTCGGCTCGGCGAGCAGCGCCCGGTCGGCGTCGCTGGTGGGCTCGGTGGCGGCCGTGCGCTCGCCGCGCTGGGCGCGCGCCAGGATGGGCGGCAGCAGGTGGCGGCGGTACTTGCCCAGGTGCGTGCGCGGCAGTTCCTCGCGCGTGATCGCCCAGTCGCTCAGCCGCTCGTGCGGCGGCAGCTTGGCGCCCAGTTCCTGCAGGGACACACGGATGACGTCGCCGATGTTGGCGCCCGCGCCCGGCACGGCGGTCAGGTCCGGCACGATCAGGCCCACGAGCCGCCCGTCGTCCTCCAGCACGGCGATTTCGTGGATGTAGGGGCTCTGCGCGTAGACCCGCTCGACCGTTTCGGGCGCGATGTTCTTGCCGTCGGGCAGGACGATCATCTCCTTCGCCCGCCCGACGATGTGCAGGTAGCCGTCGGCGTCGAAGCGGCCCAGATCGCCGGTGCGGAAGGCGCCTTCCGCGTCGAAGGCCTCGGCGTTGGCGTCGGGGCGGTTCAAATAGCCCGGAAAGACGTTGGGCCCCTGGATGCGGACCTCGCCCGTGCCCTCGGCGTCCGGCCCGGCGATGGTGACGCGCACGCCGGGCGCGGGCAGGCCGGCGCTGCCAAGGCGCGCGCGGCCGGGCGGGTTGAAGGTGGAGATCGAGGCCGTCTCCACCAGCCCGTAGCCGGAGAGCACCATCCAGCCGAAGCCTTCCAGCGTCCACGCCGTGTCGGCGTCGAGTTTGGCCCCGCCCGAGGCCATGAGCCGCAGCTTTGGCGCCAGGCGCTTGTGCAGCGGCCACAGCAGCGTCCGCCCCCAGCGCACCCCGAACCGCCGCCGCAGCGAGGCCGACAGGCGCAGCACGCGGTAGAGCACGCGCTCGCTTGCGCCGCCCTCGCGCAGGCGCTGCGTCAGGCCGTTCGCCAGCGCCTGATACAGCCGCGGCACACCCACGACGATCGCCACCTCGCCCTCGCTGAGCGCGCGCCGGATCTCCGGGCCGCTGACGTCGCGGGGCAGCACGATCGTCGCGCCCGTGACCAGCGGCATCAGCATGCCGACGATGAAGGGGTAGGAGTGGTGGAGCGGGAGCGGCAGCAGCACGCGGTCGCCCGCCCCCAAGAGGTTCTGGGCGAGCAGGGCGTCCAGGTTGCTGGTGATGTTGCGGTGGGTCAGCGGCACGCCCTTGGGCCGCCCGGTGGTGCCCGAGGTGTAGAAGAGCGTCGCGGTGTCGTCGCCGCTCGGGTCGGGCAGGGGCGGCGGCTCGCCGTCCAGGTTCGAGATGGCCCGCGGGTCGTCCGGCGCGGCGTCGAACAGCCAGACCGGCGTGTCCGCGGCGCCGGCCGCGGCCAGCATGTCCAGGTGCCCGCGCACCGTCAGGATGGCGCGCGCTTGCGCGTCCGCGAGCTGGTGGCCGAGCTGCTCGGCTGTCAGGTCGTTGTCCAGGGAGACGGCGACCGCCCCCGCCAGCAGAACCGCGATGCGGGCCGCGATCCAGTCCGGGCTGTTGGGCGCGTGGATGCCCACGTAGTGCCCCGGCGCGATGCCGTGCGCCCGCAGGCCGCCGGCGATGCGCCCGGCCCTGTGCGCTAGCTCCGCGTAAGTAACGGTGGCCGCGCCCTCGGCCCCGAACGCCAGGATCGCGGGGCGGTCGCCGCCCGCCGCCAGATGGCCGAGGCGCGCTTGCAGCGTGGCCGTGTCGCTCATGCCCTACCGCGCGGAGGAGCCGCCGAAGCCGCTGGTCAGGCCCTTGATGAACTCCATGGGGAAGGGGAAGACGATCGTGGAGGTCTTGTCGCCCGCGATGTCCTGCAGCGAGGAGAGGTAGCGCAGCTGCATGGCGTTGGGCTGCTCGCCCAGCTTTTCCGCGGCCTCCACCAGCTTTTGCGCGGCCTGCTGTTCGCCCTCGGCGTTGATGACGCGGGCGCGGCGCTCGCGCTCGGCCTCGGCCTGCTTGGCGATGGCGCGGATCATGGAGTCGTCCAGGTCGACGTGCTTGATCTCCACGTTGGCGACCTTGATGCCCCACTTGTCCGTCTGTGCGTCCAGGATTTCCTGAATGTCGCGGTTGAGCTTGTCGCGCTCGGACAGCATCTCGTCCAGTTCGTGCTTGCCGAGCACGGAGCGCAGGGTGGTCTGCGCCAGCTCGCTGGTGGCGCGCTGGAAGTTCTCCACCTCGATGATGGCGTTGCGCGGCTCGATGACGCGGAAGTAAATGACCGCGTTCACCTTCACCGAGACGTTGTCCTGGCTGATGACGTCCTGGCTGGGCACGTCCTGGGTGATCGTGCGCAGATCCACGCGCACCATCTGCTGGATGACGGGGATGATGATCAGAAAGCCCGGTCCCTTCACCCCGGTGAACCGGCCGAGCGTGAAGACCACGCCGCGCTCGTACTCGCGCAGGATGTTGATGGCGGAGGCGAGGAAGGCGATCACCAGCGCGGCGATCACCGCAAAGATCACGACGTTGGTTGCCATGGCGCTTCTCCGGGCTGTTGCGTGGGCGGGGCCGGTTCGACCGTGAGGGTGAGGCCCTCGGCCGCCGTGACGCGGACCTGTTGGCCCGCTTCGAGGTCGGCGGGGCCGCGCGCGTTCCAGTACTCCCCCGAGATCACGACACGCCCGTGCCCGGCGGACCATTCGTCCACCCGGGCGAGCGTGCCCACGATCGTTTCGCGGCCCGTCGCCAAGGGGCGCGTCTGGGCGCGGGCGAGGTAGCCGATCAGCAGCACGAGGATGAGGCCGGTCGTCGCGGTGACCCCCGCGACCGTCCAGTAGGACAGCTCGAAGTAGGGCGAGTCCGTCTCGAACAGCATCGTGGCGCCGAGCGCGAACGCGGCGATCCCGCCCAGGCCGAGCGCGCCGAACGAGGGCGCGAAGGCTTCGCCCACCATGAAGGCGATGCCGACCAGGATGAGCGCCAGCCCCGCGTAGCTCACCGGCAGGACGTTGAGCGCGTAGAGCCCGATCAGCAGGCAGATCACGCCCAGCACGCCGGGCACGATGGCGCCGGGGTTCGACAGCTCGAAGATCAGGCCGTAGACGCCCACCATCATGAAGATGAAGGCCACGTTCGGGTCCGTGATCGTGGCGAGCAGCTTGTCCCGCCAGTCCATCGGCTTTTCCGTGACCTGCGCGTCCTTTGTGGCCAGCGTCACGTCCTGCTTGCCCACCTCGATCGTTCGGCCGTCGATCTTGGCGAGCAGGTCCGCGACGTCCGTGGCGAGCAGGTCCGCGACGTTCTGCTCCACGGCCTTGTCGGAGGTCAGCGTCGCCGCCTCGCGCACGGCCTTTTCGCCCCAGTCCGCGTTTCGCCCACGCAGGTCCGCCAGGGCGCGGATGTAGGCCACGGCGTCGTTGACCGCCTTGGCGCGCTTGGCGTCGCCGTCGCTCGGGGCGGTCTCGTCCGTCTGCTCGCCCTCCTCGCCCTGCTGGCCGTCCTCCTTCGCGGGGTCTTCCCCGTTCCCGCCGCCGGGGTTCTCGCCGCCACCGCCGCCGGGCATGGGCGAGGAACCGCCGCCCATCTGGACGGGCGTGGCCGCGCCGAGCGTGGTTCCCGGCGCCATCGCCGCGACGTGGCTGGCGTAGAGGATGTAGGTTCCGGCGCTAGCCGCGCGTGCCCCGCGCGGTGCCACGTAGGTCGCAACCGGAATGGGGGCGGCCAGGATCTTGTCGATGATGGACCGCATGCTGGTGCTGAGCCCGCCCGGCGTGTTCAGCCGCAGCACCACGATGCTGGCCCCGTTTTCGGCGGCCTCGTCGATGCCGTCGCGGATGTAGCCGGCGGAGGCCGGGCCGATCGGGCCGTCGACGGTGAGGACCGTGGCGCGCGGCGGCGGGTCGGCGCCGGACGCGGAGTCCTCGGCCGCAGGCACCGCCTGCAGCGCCAGACCGGCCAGAAGAGCGACGACCCAGAGCGCGCGAAACCACATACGGGAATCGTATAGAGCGCGGCGACGGCGGGTAAACCGCACCTGTCCGAAGGACCCGCCGGATTCCCCGGCATTCCGGGCTTGCGCGGTGGTGGCTCACCCGTTCGGGGTACTCGCGGCCCGCGCGCGGGCGTGGCATCTTGTCGGAAGGTCCCGTTCCCGGGACAAGGGAGGTGCGCCGATGCGGGTTCACGACATCCTGGAGCGAAAGGGCCGCCACGTAACCACCGTGGCGCCGGAGACGTCCGTGCTGGAGGTGGCGGGTATCCTGCGCCGCCAAGGCATCGGGGCGGTGGTGGTCGCCGCGCCGGATGGGCGCATCGCCGGCATCCTGTCCGAGCGCGACCTCGTGCACGCGCTGGGCGACGACGGCGCGGCGCTGAGCGGCCGGACCGCGCGCGAGCTGATGACCGAGCGCGTCACCACCTGCTCGCCGCGCGACGACGTGAACGACGTCCTGCGCACGATGACCGAGGGGCGCTTCCGCCACGTCCCCGTCGTCGAGGACGGGGCGCTCAGCGCCATCGTCTCCATCGGCGACATCGTGAAGGCGCGCATCGAGGATCTGGAGCACGAAAAGAACGCGCTGCACAGCTACGTTCTGGGCGGGTGATCCGCAGTCATTCGCGCCGTTGGGCGCGGACGGCCTCGGCCAGATCGTCCAGAAAACGCCCGGTGATCCGGGTGAGAGCCTTTTGTGCGGCCTCGACCGCGGCGCCGACGTCCGTCGAGCCGACCGCCTCGCGTGCGCTGTAGGTTCCCACGTGCAGCGTGGTCCGGTCGCGGGCGCGCACGACTGCCAGGTCCACCCCCACGGTCACGGCCGAGTCCGCCCCGGCGCGGTGGTGGCGCAATTCCAGCAGCCGGCCGGTGATGCGGTAGCGGGCGTCGCTGCGCGTCTCCGGCGTGATGACGCGTTCGGCGGCGCCCGACTGCCGCAGGGCGGTGACGACGGCGTCACGCACCTGGACTGTCGGGGGCTCCAGCCAGTAGTGATAGCTGTACTGCTGTAGCGCCGGCCCGCCGCCGTCGGCGTAGAGGATGGCCTGATCCCCCGTCAGCCCGGCGGCGGCGAGGTTCGTAACTTCCACCGTTCCTGCCAGAAGCGGCTGGCCGTAGCGCCGGCCCGCGTCCCCGATCGTGAGCGGATAGTAGCGGTCGTAGGGGGCCGGGTCCGCCACGCAGCCGCCCAGCCCCAGGACCGCGGCCAGCGCGAGAAGGGTGAACCGCGCGCGCATCGTCATCGCTCGGCCCCCGGCCCCTCGCGGCCCCGCAACAGCAGGGAGGGGTCGCGGCGGATCTGGCGGGTGAACTCGTTCATGTTCCGGCTGGTGCCTTCCAGGTTGTTGGTGATCGCGTCGATGTGGCGGGCGATCGTGTCCAGGGTGTGCTGGAGATCGCGCACACTCGACCGCACGGCATCGCCGTTCGCCTCCACCTGGTCGTTGAGGTTGGTCGCCAGGGTGTTGAGCTCGGCCTGCGTCGCGCGAAGCTCGCTGGCCAAGGTGGTAAAGCGCGCCGAGAAGGTCCGAAGGTTGGCCAGGCTCCGGCGGATGCGCTCGCGGTTTTCGCCGCTGAGCACGTCGGCGTTCAGCTTCTCGCTGGCGGCGGCGAGGTCGTCCAGCCCGCGCGTGACGTCGCCGGACGTCTCCGCGTCCAGCATCTCGCGGTTCATGCGCCGGGAGAGCGCGCGCAGCTCGCGGGCGATCGCGGGCCCGTCCTCGGCCAGCGCCCGTGTCGCGGTTTTCAGGTTTTCCGCGATCCGGGGCGCGTTGCCCTCGGTGGCGGTGCTCAGCGCCCTGGCGGCCCCCCGCACCCGGCTCAGCAGCGGTTCCAGCCCGCCCGCGCTGAGCTGGTTGATCTGCGAGGCGACGTTGGAGACGGCCGTGAAGAGGTCGGCGGACGCGCCGGGCTCGATGCGCGCCCCCGGCGGCAGGGTCTCCCCGGCGTCGCCGCCCCGGATCTGGATGTTCACCCCGCCGAGCAGGCTGGATGTGGCGATCGTCGCCGTGCTGTCGCGGGGGATGGGAAAGTCCCTCTCCAGCGCCATCTCCACGCGGAAGCGGATCCGGCCCGCCCGCTTGCGCGGCTCGATCGCCGTAACCTCGCCGATGCGGTAGCCCTGGAACTGCACGGCCGTCCCGGCGCGCACACCGCCCACGTTGTCGTATTCCGTGAAGTAGGTTTCCCGGGGCGTCGTGCTGCCGCTGAGCACGGCGAAGAAGGCCACGAACGCCGCGACCACGATCACGACGAACAGCCCGACGGCGATGTAATTGATGCGGTTGCTGCGCATGCGGGGCGGGTATCCTGGGGCTGGCCGCGTCGCGCCGGCTTACAGGAGGTCGCCGGTGAGCCGTTCCAGATAGGCGTCCGGGTCGATCTCGGGCACCTGGACGCGGCGGTTCAGCAGATCCTGCACGCGCCGGTCCGGGCATGCCCGGACGTTGTCGACGGTGTCCACGATCAGCACCTCCCCACGGTCGATGACGCAGATACGGTCCGCAATCGCGAAGGCTGACTCCAGTTCGTGGGTGACGACAACGACCGTCATGCCGAACGCCGCGCGCAGATCCAGGATGAGCCGGTCGATCGCCGAGGCGACGATCGGGTCCAGCCCTGCGGAGGGCTCGTCGCAGAAGAGGATCGAGGGGTCCATCGCGATCGCCCGCGCGAGCGCGGCGCGTTTGGTCATGCCGCCCGAAAGCTGGGCGGGCATGCGCTCTTCCGCGCCGGCGAGGTTCACCACCTCCATCTTCATGCGGACCATGATCCGCATCGTGGCTTCGTCTAGGTCGGTGTGTTCCTGTAAGGGCAGCATGATGTTCTCGCCCACCGTCATGGACGAAAACAGCGCGCCGCCCTGGAAGGCGACGCCCATGCGGCAGCGCAGCTTGGTCAAGTCCGGCTGCGAAAGCTCCGCGATGTCGTTGTCGAGGATCCGAACCGTGCCCGAGGTGGGCGGCAGCAGGCCGAGCAGGTGGTAGAGCAGCGTCGACTTGCCGCTGCCCGAAGCGCCCATGATCACCATGACCTCGCCGGGGCGCACGCTCAGGCTCACGTCGTTGAGCACGCGCATCTCGCCGTAGTGCGTGGTCAGGTGCTCCACCGAGATGACGGGGGCGTCCGCAACGGGGAGCGGGGTGGTATGCGGGGCACGGTCCGTCATGGCGTCACCGCGTCAGGATGAAGGCGAACACCATGTCGGTGAAGACGATCACACTGATCGCCTGCACCACCGAGCGCGTGGTTGCGCGGCCGACGCCCTCAGCGCCGCCGGTGACCGAGGCACCGTTCACGACGCCCACGAGCGTGATGAGCACGGCGAAGATCACGCTCTTGCCCAGCCCGTGAAACACGTCGTCCACGCGTGTCGCCAGCAACACCCGGTCGAGGTAGGTCGGCATCGTCATGTCCAGCTCGGCCACGACGAAAAGGCCTGCGCCGGCCACCGCCATCATCTCCGACCAGAAGGTGAGCAGCGGCACCATCACCAGCATTGCCACCAGCGCCGGGCTTACCAGGTAGCGCACGGGGGCGATGCCCATGACCCGTAGCGCGTCGATTTCCTGGCTGATGCGCATCGTGCCGATGCGCGCCGTCAGCGCCGACCCCGAGCGCCCCGCGACCAGCACGGCCGTGATCAGCGGCCCGAACTCGCGGAAGACCGAGAGCGCGATGCCCGTGGTGACGCGCGCCTCCGCCCCGAACGCGCGCAGGGAGTGAATGCCCTGGATCGCGAGCATGATGCCGATCGCCACCGACAGGATGGTGACGATCGGCAGGGCCAGCACGCCGATCTCCATGCCCTGGCGCACGATCTGGCTGACATGGACGGGCTGGCGGCGGAAGGCACCCATCACCAGCCACATCACGCTTTCCGCCAGGAGCGTTGCGGCGTAGCCGATCTCCGCCAGCCGCGCGGCCGTGCCGCGGCCGATGCGTTCCAGCGGACCGGCCGGCGTATCGCTGCTCGGCGTGCTCACGCGTCCTCCCCCGCGGCGGCGGCCACGGTGTCGTAGATCCAGAACACCCGGTCGAGCTGGGCGATGCGCATCACGCGCATCGCGGAGTCCGGAACCGCGGCCAGGCGGAAGCGCTGATCTCGCGTGCGGGCGCGTTGAAAGGCTTCGATCAGGCTGGCGATGCCGGAGGAATCGATGTAGTTCACGCCCGCCATGTCCACGATCACGTGGGCGCCCGCGTTCACGGCCTTGAGCAGCGCGTGCCGCAGGTCGTTGGAGACGTGGAGGTCGATCTCCCCGCGCGGCCGGATCACGGTGTAACCGTGCCGCTGCTCCGTCTGCACGTCGATCTGGCGCCGCATGGCCGGCATCACCCGATCCGTTTCGTCAACCGCAGACAGTTGCCGCCGCCCTCCGCGCGGTCCAGGGATACCTCGTCGACACAGGCGCGGATCACGTGCACACCCAGGCCGCCGGGTTGCATCGTGTCCAGCGGCCGTGGCTCCAGGGCCGCCGGGTCGATCGGCGGCGCGGTGTCGATGATGCAGGCGATCACGTGGTTGTCCCGTTTCCCGAGCGTGACCGTAATCGTCCGCCCGCAGTTGCCGCCGTAGGCGTAGCGGATCACGTTCTGGCACGCCTCGTCGACGGCGCGGATCAGGTCCTCGGCCACGGGCGCCGGGCACCCCAGGCACATGGCGGACTCGTGGACGAAGCCACGCACAAGGTGCAGGTGTGCGGTGTTCGCCGTGATGTGCAGTTCGAACGCGGCATCCCCGGGCTCTGTGGGACCAATCCTGGTCACGTGGAAGCTCCCTCGACCCGCAGCAGGGTCATGTCGTCGCGCGGGCTGGTACCGTCCGGCCGCGCCGCTGTCATGATGCGGTCGACGCAGGCACCCGGTGCAAGGGCGTCGGCTTCGGCG is drawn from Limimonas halophila and contains these coding sequences:
- a CDS encoding bifunctional acetate--CoA ligase family protein/GNAT family N-acetyltransferase; the encoded protein is MSVRNLDALFAPQSIAVIGASRKANTVGKVLARNLFHTGFDGPILPVHPKHQSIEGVLTYGSVSELPFAPDLAVIATPPDTVADIVAELGANGTRAAVVITAGFGEGGDETGQARRQAVLDAARPYTLRVVGPNCIGVLRPDRGLNASFAHLSPMTGDLAFVAQSGAMATAVLDWATPRDIGFSHITALGNMIDVDFGDVLDYLGSDPNTRAILLYVESITEARKFMSAARATARTKPIIVIKAGRYAAGAKAASSHTGALAGSDAVYEAAFRRAGMLRVGDMDELFDAAETLSNAPRVRGDRMAILTNGGGLGVLATDAVAGSGGHLAELSDDTIAALNEVLPPVWSHGNPVDIIGDAPGSRYATALETLMVDANTDAVLVLNTPVAVADPTDAARATADTVGDNPRKPVFTSWLGEGAARTARKIFAEHRIPSYTTPENAVRGFMHLVNYRRSQDELMETPASTPHDFEPDTERAKQLIDSALEAGLTWMSEGDSKRALQAYGIPIVDTRLARDAEEAATSANELGFPVALKIQSPDITHKSEVGGVELELDSEQAVRDAAERMLGRVAKRRPDATVDGMTVQRMARRADAHELILGATTDNIFGPVILFGQGGTAVEVLRDQSLALPPLNMPLARRTIADTRVSRLLAGYRGQPAADVDAVALALIELSQLVADRPEIAEVDINPLLAGPDGVVALDARIKVQQPPQTETPRLAIRPYPRELEQTVTAPDGSEIFLRPIRPEDEPALQDFFHKLSGEDVRMRYFTQMRELRHHFAARLTQIDYDRAMAFVALPGRNAPGRNAPGRNTEEIWGVVRIDCDPDNRVGEYAVEVRSDIKGRGLGRMLMDRIIAYARERGTGEIVGDVLTENRRMLQICEDLGFEKHRTPDDPQITRVRLPLNKA
- a CDS encoding exopolysaccharide biosynthesis protein; translated protein: MAHHWLYPLTPTTADLVAAFPDIFTDSRVRLVDVLAALGERGLASALLVLAAPQLLPTPLGLSNIVAVPAVLVTVQMAFGRGTLWLPRWLLNRVFPRERVLATCRKLIPILRAIEILVQPRLAAVWSSAGVRFVGVFAFAISLISVFPLPFSGWLPAISLILIAAGLLERDGLVVIAGVLVGMAAVGVFVGVLAGLVEVGKAVAA
- the folE gene encoding GTP cyclohydrolase I, with the translated sequence MWYGARDETGMGAAMAPRDAGSANGGQPDEGEAEAAVHTLLSHLGGAPDARTAPRVLDAFRTLFGGYGEDPTAFLERTFAETDGYDEMIVLNGVTFVSHSADDMLPIVGTAHIGYIPQRRVVGVSKLARVVDILARRLQHQERLTVEIADTIQAVLQPHGVAVVLRARHHGTGVRPAAQDTSDVVTSRMLGSFRSDQATRRQFQAVTGLTGG
- a CDS encoding nicotinamidase, coding for MTADPHRDLTQGDAVVAVDVQNDFCPGGALEVPEGDRVVDTLNTWMAAARDAGAHVYASRDWHPRDHISFQPQGGPWPVHCVQDTTGAAFHPYLRLPEDTIVVTKGTRFDKDQYSAFDETGFAEELKRHGIERLWIGGLAEDVCVRATALDAAKHGFTVHVLTEATRAISAESREKTEAELKDAGVLVL